The genomic window catgtaggtcctcGGAAAGAAAGTAAAACTCTTTTAGTCTTGCTCTTTAACCATGCTCTCATAATTTAAAGAGGCAACCCATCTGAAGTCCACTTTACCATGTTCTCCCTCTGGCGATtgctttacttctttcaagGAAATTTTAAAGTACTTGTCAGgagattttgataaaaaaatccTGAAAAATCCCACCCCTGACTTGCCAACTCATTCACTTCTTACCCTTAAGGGAGCAATCTACTTTAAACACAAACTTCAAAGGAGCAACCCACCTCAAGTCCACCATACTTTTCTGTAGGTTCTCAGTGAGGAACTCAATGTCTTCAGTGATGTCCGGGTCTTCAATCTTCTGACCTAGGAGGACCTCTAGTTGCTTTAAGACCTTGCACTGGATCATAGCCAGGGCGTTCTCTTGGACAACCTCCCTCTCCTCCGGCTTCTCAATCATATTCTGGAATGTATAGGTTTTTAAGGCGCTGCATTGAGAGGTATCGATGTCATCCAGTTTAAGATAacaccatagaccttttcgcaaataccctgTGCGCAAGCAccaactgttgaatgaggtgcatgcaggtctagctagtgatcaaacttgatcactagctagaccagcatgcacctcattgcACGCCTCACGCGCgcataccgagtatttgcgataaggtctatgtgtatacatgtatatctacTGTCTATCTCTGCTGTGTAtaatttgttctttgagaacttgtcaAGGAGTTgaatttgggaaaaaaaatccacagttTAACAACAAGCTTAAAGAAAGACATAAATTAAAAGACAAGACTGTCAGTTAAGTTCTactgtaaaatttgagccctgttgTGGGATGGCgattatttcttttgtttgttcttaCCCTGTAGACCAGCAAGATGATTCTTGTGACTTTTTCTTTGACTGACTCACTCAGGATATCGGCAAGAACAGGAATGATGCTGTATCtgatcaacaaacaaacaaacaaacaaacaacgctCAATGTGAGTCAACTTTTTCTTAAACACACTCACTCATTTTGAGTCAACCTCACTCCATCAATCACTTTGAGTCACCCAAACTCCATCAGTCAATGTGAGTCAACCCAAGTCACAATTCCAAATTAGAATTGTGAGTCAACCAGATTTAAAAACCTGTCATGCACAAGACAGACAAGCTTTTGAgtattattgatttattttcataAGCAAGAATTGCATAACTCtgttattttgatgaaattgaacTGTATATAAATGCATATAAAAGAACCCAATACAGAAGGGGGTTTGCGGTTTTAACAGGACAAAACTACGGGTTGGCAGGTCATGGAAACCAAAATGCTTTTGAATGACTTACTTATTGAGTTGTGCACAGAGTTGTGGATTGTATGTCAGCATCCAGATGCAGAATGTCAGCTGGTATTGGATCTGGAAGCTAACTTTACCGGCCAATACTGTAAGGATCCTAGATGAGAAGAAAAcaagatttataaaaataatgacaattgtAATGACACGATATCGTCTTCTTGGCTTtctgccattttgaaaattgtaTGGCAACTCAAAAATTTCTGTATGTCAACTGTTGTTAAGGTTGGCTGTCTGTTGCCAGGCACCACGGCAGGATtgggtaaaagggtgtccaaatgtCGTCCACTTTGTCCACTTACATGTAGGCGACACATGacaatttaaaacagggtgtccaacaGACACCCAGAAACCACTCTGGCTAACATTATTTTGCTAGTGTTTGCCATCATTACTTGTTCCACCAGAAATTATTTGGATCACACTCAAGGGTTGATTATGACCAAACACAGCCCccgtctttatccgcaaggataaagacaggtacctgccatttagatccagtgattccattgggttCAATGATATTGGATAATTAATttttggataaacgtgcacagtgacatgagcttttcatagatgcccaaacagtagaCTCCgccatagaatttgactgcatatctctatgtgaaatgaatgtaggtcagaGGTGAATGTACACGCCGATTTGGAGGCAGgtatctggcgttattcacgagcctcgaaatgtcacgtcagatgttcaggctaaaggTTGACCAACTTAAACCAAACTCTGTCTTACGTGCTGACTCCCTCGTTCTCCATGAAGGCGACCCGGTACACGTCCAATCTGAGCATCTGCTGTAGGCTCTCCACCACCGTCTGTGTGTAGCCGTTGAGAGTCATAGTCAGCTGATGCTTGATCCAATTGAAAAAGCATTTCAGATCGTTGGCGTTCATCTTGTCTCGGCTGAAGCAGGCGAGCTTGGTGATGATCCGGCATGCCTGTCAGGAAAGTTTGAAGCAGAAATCAGAATTGGACTATATGGAATGCTATGGAAGAACGTGAgtagttttaatttttgtattatttttttaatttttgttttgtttgtttgtttgtttagttttttgtttggtttttattgTCTGTTTGttgagatgatcttcccgtcaagggaagtCAGCAAACTCctacaaggggatataaatacCGAGCtcagctggcaacagccaatctctctcatacaaacattggtttaacgtctatagTTATGAATAGCACCAATCAAGTTATCCTGATTCGGTCACTAGACGACAATCGACAATACTTGGTCTAGTCGTTGTGAAAACAGTGGTTAGCTCTGTATGATTCGAACCCGCAACCATGCGAGTGCAAGTCATGCAATAGACCTTGAATAAAAACCTTGAATCGTAGGTATGTTTTAACTCTTGCTttgttttacataaatattcaaCCAGTCTGTACATAGTTTATATAGAAATAGTACTTGGAgggttgcaaaacaaaaaaagattatAGAACAAAGTGGAGCACTCTGtccagtggatgatattgaatggtcggACAGTAGGAGGAATGAaaacccaaaaaataaaataaagtggaGTACTCTGCCATTTATTTAGTACCTGATTGACAGTGAAGGAATCCTCCCGATTCAGCATGTTCAGAAATGGAGTCCATGGTGCCGTCTTCGTCTTCTTGCCATGCTCCACAAAAATACTGACTCGCTCCGGTTTCTCCTACAAGACAGTCACATAAAATCATTTTCTTGTAAAGCATCGAGTTGGAAAGTCACATTACTACATTTTCTTTAACTTCAAGATAAAGCACTGAGTTTATCTCTTTGAATATGTGAATTTGGGGAACAGAAAGAcaccttttaatttgtttttacccttacactgattgGTCTAAGAACTGTGTTACAAGTACTTGCCTAAGCTctgtgaacaaacaaaaaccacatgcaaatcactcgagtgggattcaaacccacaacctttacaTTGCTAGCAGATGTTTTACCCCAGAGGCAGTTCAAGTCGtatgttttagcagtgggtatCGCAACAattaatagatgttatttttgcatcgtgataaagaatatattttgtttttactctaaCTCAGGTGTGTattataaagcactgtatactcagtactttcgtTCCAGACTTGTGAaaacttttttaaagacacattGTTTTTGTTAGTGTTGGTCATTCTATTTCCAGCTCCTTGCTTAGACTTAGTGTGGTTCTTATTGGCAATAGAGAGAAGAACTTCAGATTGGTTTATGAATCGGAGAGGGGGCATCAAGTAACAGGTGTTTTTAGTATACCTTGAGCATACTGTCAATCATGGTTAGAATATACCGCACTGTAGATTCCTTAGCAATGCGTCCCGTCAGTCTGATGAACACCTTAGCGCACTGAGGTCCTAGGTTGTGAATCAGCTGATCCCGTCTCTCACCATTCGCATTGTCGTAGTCTCGGATAAATGAGAAATCCTCTTGTGAAATCATCTGCCCCCTGAAGATAAACAAAAGTTATTTCTACAAatgaagcattttttttttactgatggATGTTTTATATTGGCTAACTTAAATTTAGTTGAAAGCTTTCTTTTTAGGCCTATATtattataagtaggatttgaaactttgcatggtggagataagatatagaagagtttgcggtaacaccatgtaataacaatctctaaatgagttggggtggttctgaaaagaaccgttgggttaactcgacgtttcgatcagtatgctctgatcgtcttctgtgTCTTCTGGagattctccagaagacgatcagagcatactgatcgaaacgtcgagttaacccaacggttctattcagaaccaccccaactcatttagagattgttattacatggtgttaccgcaaactcttctatatattattatagaaaaaaattattgttttaaatcacTGGAGTTAAAAGTCAACACTACAGTACAGCTTTATAGTATTAGTAGCCCTCATTTAAGGGCTACTCGCCAATCAGCTGAAATTcacttgatttatttatttaaaaggattgcaaaaatgtgtgaaaatatCGAATTACTCTTGAGAAtagtttgaaacaaaattagttACAATAATTAATCATAATCATCCATGCCCTAAGTTTTATGATCTGGCATGTTACTTTTTTGTAATTAGCTTAGAGCTAGAGATACCGTAACGTAGCCCTCCTCCGACGGCGTTGGGAGGAGGGATAGGTTTTAGCAACTAGCGTAGAGGTTGATTAATGATTGTAGTCGATCTTGGATATTGATTGCATTTGGGGCATATCAGTTAAATAACATAGCCGCTAGTTGAATTTTAAGTTTAAAAGTTGCTTTGATTCATTGAATAACATTAAATAATATGCTGATCATCATCATAACTAGCACTGTCTTGCTTGTCCACACTCCACAGACGATTTTATGGGTTGTGGGATTTTTTACGAAATAGATGCAATGCAAgaactaataaataaaatactcaCTTTACATAGGATTGCCATGGCACTCGGTGATTTCTCACATCATTTGCCTCTTTCTCGAACAGGTTTAAGGGTGGTAAATTGTCCGGTCCAGTCACAGCATCTGAATTTTCGGCTTCAAATCCACTCTCCATGCTTTCCACAAAAGTGGACATTTCAACAGTTCGATCCAGGCTCTTAAAGTTTAAGAAAGAAATCAGTTATCCGCCTTCTTATTTTGGATCTACTGGATCggataaaaataaatatcatgTGATGTGTGAATGAATTAATCACCAGAAAAGTGTAACAGTGCCCTCTGTTGGTGGGTTTACAAATGACAGTTTTTCCTTCCGTATTAAACTTGTGACAGTCACTCAATAAAAACCTTGGAGTAGTGTGGGTTTTTTACTACATATTGTTTAGAAATTATTCTAAATTCCGCAAATAAACAACTTCAGTTTAAATTTGAAACAACAAAGTTACCATTAAAAATAATCATTTGTTTGTAGTCtctcaaaaaataataaatttcacAGCCTAATGTCAATCGCGTGGTGGCCAGTTTATTACCAAAAAAATAGTAGAGTGGTgctgttgggcgcgatcggtcaatctgcgcgatcaaccgatcgcgctgcgctattgaacgatcaaattatgatcaattggtcgcgcagcaatcggtcgatcgcgcaacaatcggtcgatcgcgcaacaatcggtcgatcgcgcaatgacatatttgcgcgattgaccgattgcgctacgagtatttttttcccgttatcagcggatcgcgcaggaaaggctttgcgcgatctaccgatcgtgcaggaatgggtttgcgcgatcgaccgatagtgcaggaaaagttttgcgcgatcaaccgatcgtgcaggaaaagttttgcgcgatctaccgatcgtgcaggaatgggtttgcgcgttcgaccgatcgtgcaggtaaactattccttggggcaatttctcaaagcaataaaattcatagcaggacaaatttttagtatcaccatagtgatttatatagtgacgtcatactacgattgatttgcagttacaaacaatgttacatctttgtaaattcggcccctgaacatcagctgatcgcgccaaacaattcctgcacaatcggccgatcgcgcaaaaccattcctgcacaatcggccgatcactcataaccattcctgcacaatcggccgatcgcgcaaaatcattcctgcacaatcggccgatcgcgccgagccattcccgcacgatcggttgatcgcgcatgttcgttgccgaatgttgcgcgatcgaccgattgttgcgcgatcgaccgattgttgcgcgatcgaccgattgttgcgcgatcgaccgattgttgcgcgatcgaccgattgctgcgcgatcgaccgattgctgcgcaaccaatagatatttcaatagcgcagcgcgatcggtcgatagcgcagcgcgatcggttgatcgcgcagattgaccgatcgcgcccaacagtGCCGAAATTAGAGATCTCATGTTACGTATTAAACAGAGACTGGAGAGGAtaccaaaaaagaaaaatttgctaaaaatAACGTCATATCAATATTGCAGCGTTTACTTTTATTTTCGATGGCTGAGTAATATTTaatgaaacaaattaataagTTCAAAGTGGAAGTAGTAACAAGGAAATGTGTAAAACGATGTCTACTGCAGGATCACAAGAGACTTTTGAGGCGACGGAACCAAGTTCCTTCTTTTCCCCGTTTTCCCTGATATCTTTTCTGATCGAGCTCACCGTTCTGTTCAAGCGGGTGCTCCTCTCCATACTCGCTGCGTGTTTCCGGTTCATCTTCCCCCGGGCACGGAA from Asterias amurensis chromosome 17, ASM3211899v1 includes these protein-coding regions:
- the LOC139949669 gene encoding V-type proton ATPase subunit H-like isoform X2, translated to MNRKHAASMERSTRLNRTSLDRTVEMSTFVESMESGFEAENSDAVTGPDNLPPLNLFEKEANDVRNHRVPWQSYVKGQMISQEDFSFIRDYDNANGERRDQLIHNLGPQCAKVFIRLTGRIAKESTVRYILTMIDSMLKEKPERVSIFVEHGKKTKTAPWTPFLNMLNREDSFTVNQACRIITKLACFSRDKMNANDLKCFFNWIKHQLTMTLNGYTQTVVESLQQMLRLDVYRVAFMENEGVSTILTVLAGKVSFQIQYQLTFCIWMLTYNPQLCAQLNKYSIIPVLADILSESVKEKVTRIILLVYRNMIEKPEEREVVQENALAMIQCKVLKQLEVLLGQKIEDPDITEDIEFLTENLQKSMVDLSSFDEYSSEVKSGRLEWSPVHKSEKFWRENAMRLNEKSYELLKILTRLLETSKDPLVLCVSAHDIGEYVRHYPRGKNVVEQLGCKHLVMSYMTHEDPNVRYEALLAVQKLMVHNWEYLGRQMMQEV
- the LOC139949669 gene encoding V-type proton ATPase subunit H-like isoform X1: MNRKHAASMERSTRLNRTSLDRTVEMSTFVESMESGFEAENSDAVTGPDNLPPLNLFEKEANDVRNHRVPWQSYVKGQMISQEDFSFIRDYDNANGERRDQLIHNLGPQCAKVFIRLTGRIAKESTVRYILTMIDSMLKEKPERVSIFVEHGKKTKTAPWTPFLNMLNREDSFTVNQACRIITKLACFSRDKMNANDLKCFFNWIKHQLTMTLNGYTQTVVESLQQMLRLDVYRVAFMENEGVSTILTVLAGKVSFQIQYQLTFCIWMLTYNPQLCAQLNKYSIIPVLADILSESVKEKVTRIILLVYRNMIEKPEEREVVQENALAMIQCKVLKQLEVLLGQKIEDPDITEDIEFLTENLQKSMVDLSSFDEYSSEVKSGRLEWSPVHKSEKFWRENAMRLNEKSYELLKILTRLLETSKDPLVLCVSAHDIGEYVRHYPRGKNVVEQLGCKHLVMSYMTHEDPNVRYEALLAVQKLMVHNWYAPIGLPITVQPDE